The Hypomesus transpacificus isolate Combined female chromosome 2, fHypTra1, whole genome shotgun sequence genome window below encodes:
- the arid1aa gene encoding AT-rich interactive domain-containing protein 1A isoform X4 — MPPQSQGSLPGPSQGPPQSQPPYSQTSTPQAGHSPYPQQQGPPSQPPQQASSQAPAGAQAQPGYPGPTQGPQGPQQQAQQPSPQQQQPQAPAQGPPQPPPGHGQHPQGQPASYAQSAPQTQQQSPFQRFPPPPQEVSQDSICSPSNQPKSGSEDASMQGRPSSLPDLSGSIDDLPTGTDGALSPGVSTSGVSSSQGEQSNPAQSPFSPHTSPHLPGIRGPSPSPVGSPASAGTSRTGPLSPATMPGTQMPPRPASVQSDASLHPSLSQSPMAQDRGFMQRNPQMPPYGSPQSASALSPRQTSGAQMHPGMGPYQQNNSMAGYGPQGAQYGPQGYPRQPGYSNMPNANYPGPGMGGPMNPMSGQGGGPPYAGIPPGRMPPGQMGPRPYGPNMPPSMGPNMPPSMGPNMPPNMGNMPPQVGSGMCPPPGLNRKAQEAAAAAMQHAATNSIHTRMPGYPNMPPAMMGSGAPYGPPMNNMPGMMNTQSGPPFSMGANMANNSSGMAPSPEFGLDGKMNPGQKMNNKVDGSMTPKPETKSKKSNSSTTTNEKLTRLYELGPEPERRMWVDHYLAFIQEKSMGMTNLPAVGRKPLDLFRLYMSVKEIGGFLQVNKNKKWRELSTNLNVGTSSSAASSLKKQYIQCLYAFEYKIERGEDPPPEIITDNKSKNQAKVQPPSPASLCSTAGSGSFQGPQTPQSTSSSMAEGGDLKPPTPASTPHPPMQPGPRSSVSLQDPFSEGSDPSFPRRNSMTPNSGGHQSGMSTPEMPGRPGGPYEPGKDPFSAMRKVGEQFLPASQGPASQGPASGPAEQQFRGGPPGPMGSMPISQRQQYPYGPGYDRRHDSYGNQYPGQGTSPGGSYTNQQAGMYSQQQQQQQQQQNYKRPVEGGYPPAKRHEGEYPFPGSQPQPQQQGGATAPPSGQPENYTQFGGSPYAGPERRPPGPQGQFPFPYGRERMQGPSGANAQTAMPPQMMQQGPDGPQGGMWPGRGEMSYPNYPNRPGAPGGSGPPGPGYPGMNRSEEMMSSEQRMNHEGQWGGQMGPRQPPYGPGGAGPPITRPLQSNYQSPQGMQNHIPQVSSPAPMPRPLESRTSPGKTPYMHGGMKMQKAGPPVPASHIVPPSAQSPLIRRDMPFPPGSIEATHPILKTRRRLTMKDIGTPEAWRVMMSLKSGLLAESTWALDTINILLYDDNTISTFNLNTLPGLLELVVEYFRRCLIEIFGILREYEVGDPGQRTLLDPQALDRDWGSTDDDLPELEDVEQVDEDEEDDEEEGEKEKGVTEGPARVKDEDEAEPCSGPGGEEAENKDEEEKGASPGEQPGSSQPAAPALQESPKQASKFDKLPVKVVRKKDPFAASRSSRRGLVQEFDSGLLHWSAGGGDSTEHIQTHLERREGYLEARPRVLVPMKVLKRRAPEEMMLDNVPLAEEEEREEEPKPAGTPPSETTPSSAGAEERAAPDGAEAGEAPGRGDAPASLPSSDAEDALFLPKRAKAAGAVLEDEPHSKDEGPLLTLANWQDALARRCVCVSNIVRSLSFVPGNDQEMSKHPGLLLLLGRLILLHHRHPERKQAPLTYEKDEDSDESGASQRDEWWWDCLELLRENTLVTLANISGQLDLSVYPESICLPLLDGLLHWAVCPSAEAQDPFPTLGPHSALSPQRLVLETLSKLSIQDNNVDLILATPPFRRLEKLYGTLVRLVGDRRIAVCREMAVVLLANLAQGDGVAARAIAIQKGSVGNLLGFLEDSLAATQLQQSQSSLLHLQGMHLEPTSVDMMRRAARAMHAFAKVEENHSEFTLYESRLLDLSVSPLMNSLVSHVICDVLFLIGQS, encoded by the exons ATGCCCCCTCAATCCCAGGGGTCATTACCAGGCCCCTCCCAAGGGCCTCCCCAGTCTCAGCCACCGTACTCCCAAACATCGACCCCCCAGGCCGGCCACTCTCCTTACCCCCAGCAGCAGGGCCCTCCTAGCCAGCCGCCCCAGCAGGCGAGCTCCCAGGCTCCAGCCGGGGCACAGGCCCAGCCCGGCTACCCTGGACCCACGCAGGGCCCCCAGGGTCCacagcagcaggcccagcagcccagcccacagcagcagcagccccaggCACCGGCCCAAggacccccccagcctcccccaggacACGGTCAACATCCGCAGGGGCAGCCTGCATCCTACGCTCAGAGTGCTCCACAGACGCAACAGCAGTCACCTTTTCAAcgcttccctccccctccacag GAGGTGTCCCAAGACTCAAtctgctctccctccaaccAGCCCAAAAGTGGCTCGGAGGACGCCAGCATGCAAGGCCGTCCATCCAGCCTACCG GATCTCTCAGGCTCCATCGACGACCTGCCCACAGGCACCGACGGCGCTCTGAGTCCTGGCGTGAGCACTTCAGGCGTGTCCAGCAGCCAGGGCGAGCAGAGCAACCCTGCCCAGTCGCCCTtctccccccacacctccccccacctgccGGGCATCCGTGGGCCCTCCCCGTCCCCCGTGGGCTCCCCCGCCAGTGCCGGCACGTCCCGCACGGGCCCACTGTCACCCGCCACCATGCCAG GGACCCAGATGCCCCCGCGGCCGGCCAGCGTGCAGTCTGATGCCAGCCTGCACCCCTCTCTAAGCCAGTCCCCCATGGCCCAGGACAGAG GGTTCATGCAGAGGAACCCCCAGATGCCCCCTTACGGCTCCCCCCAGTCTGCCTCCGCGCTGTCGCCCCGCCAGACATCCGGGGCCCAGATGCATCCTGGGATGGGGCCCTATCAGCAGAATAACTCCATGGCTGGTTATGGCCCTCAAGGGGCACAGTACGGGCCTCAAG GTTACCCTCGACAACCTGGCTACAGTAATATGCCCAATGCCAACTACCCTGGCCCTGGCATGGGTGGTCCTATGAACCCTATGTCAGGTCAGGGGGGCGGGCCGCCCTACGCTGGCATTCCACCTGGAAGGATGCCCCCAGGACAGATGGGCCCACGGCCCTACGGCCCCAACATGCCCCCCAGCATGGGCCCCAACATGCCCCCCAGCATGGGCCCCAACATGCCACCCAATATGGGCAACATGCCCCCACAGGTGGGCTCAGGGATGTGCCCGCCCCCTGGCCTCAACAGGAAGGCCCAGGAGGCAGCTGCTGCAGCCATGCAGCACGCTGCCACCAACTCCATACACACCAG GATGCCAGGTTACCCCAACATGCCCCCTGCCATGATGGGCTCCGGCGCCCCCTATGGCCCACCCATGAACAACATGCCGGGCATGATGAACACCCAGAGTGGTCCACCCTTCAGCATGGGCGCTAACATGGCCAACAACTCCAGCG gcatGGCCCCCAGtccagagtttggccttgatgGGAAGATGAACCCGGGTCAGAAGATGAACAACAAAGTGGACGGAAGCATGACCCCCAAGCCTGAGACTAAGTCCAAG AAGTCGAACTCCTCCACGACGACCAATGAGAAGCTGACGCGGCTGTACGAGCTGGGCCCGGAGCCGGAGAGGAGGATGTGGGTGGACCACTACCTGGCCTTCATCCAGGAGAAGAGCATGGGCATGACCAACCTGCCGGCGGTGGGACGCAAGCCCCTGGATCTCTTCAGACTCTACATGTCCGTCAAGGAGATCGGAGGCTTCCTGCAG GTGAACAAGAACAAGAAGTGGCGAGAGCTGTCCACCAACCTGAACGTGGGCACGTCCAGCAGCGCGGCCAGCTCCCTGAAGAAGCAGTACATCCAGTGTCTGTATGCCTTCGAGTACAAGATCGAGCGCGGCGAGGACCCGCCGCCTGAGATCATAACCGACAACAAGAGCAAGAACCAGGCCAAGGTCCAGCCTCCGTCTCCAG CGTCCCTCTGCTCTACAGCCGGGTCAGGCTCCTTCCAGGGTCCCCAGACCCCCCAGTCCACCAGCAGCTCCATGGCCGAGGGGGGGGACCTCAAACCCCccaccccggcctccaccccccacccccccatgcAGCCTGGGCCAAG gagcAGTGTGAGTCTCCAGGACCCTTTCTCTGAAGGTAGTGACCCTTCCTTTCCCAGGAGGAACTCGATGACCCCTAACTCTGGTGGGCACCAGTCGGGCATGAGCACCCCGGAGATGCCAGGGCGCCCGGGAGGTCCCTACGAGCCAGGCAAGGACCCCTTCAGCGCCATGCGGAAAG TCGGGGAGCAGTTCCTGCCTGCCAGCCAGGGCCCCGCCAGCCAGGGCCCCGCCAGCGGGCCAGCAGAGCAGCAGTTCCGTGGCGGGCCTCCAGGCCCCATGGGGAGCATGCCCATCAGCCAGAGGCAGCAGTACCCCTACGGGCCAGGCTACGACAGGAG GCACGATTCCTATGGAAATCAGTATCCCGGCCAAGGTACGTCCCCTGGTGGCTCCTACACCAACCAGCAGGCAGGAATGTACtcgcaacaacagcagcagcagcaacaacaacag AACTACAAGAGACCTGTGGAAGGGGGCTATCCTCCTGCCAAGCGTCACGAGGGCGAGTACCCGTTCCCTGGCAGCCAGCCGCAGCCTCAACAGCAGGGGGGCGCCACAGCTCCCCCTTCAGGGCAGCCCGAGAACTACACCCAGTTCGGCGGCAGCCCGTACGCAGGCCCCGAGCGCCGCCCGCCAGGCCCCCAGGGCCAGTTCCCCTTCCCCTACGGCAGGGAGCGCATGCAGGGGCCTTCTGGGGCCAACGCCCAGACCGCCATGCCTCCTCAGATGATGCAGCAAGGCCCCGACGGCCCCCAGGGGGGCATGTGGCCGGGGCGGGGGGAGATGAGCTACCCCAACTACCCCAACCGGCCGGGGGCCCCTGGGGGCTCTGGGCCCCCTGGCCCCGGCTACCCCGGCATGAACCGCAGCGAGGAGATGATGTCATCAGAGCAGCGTATGAACCACGAGGGGCAGTGGGGGGGCCAGATGGGCCCCCGCCAACCCCCCTACGGCCCCGGGGGGGCGGGCCCGCCCATCACACGCCCCCTGCAGTCCAACTACCAATCGCCGCAGGGCATGCAGAACCACATTCCGCAGGTGTCCAGCCCCGCCCCAATGCCCCGCCCCCTGGAGAGCAGGACGTCGCCGGGTAAAACTCCCTACATGCACGGCGGCATGAAGATGCAGAAGGCCGGCCCCCCCGTGCCTGCGTCTCACATCGTGCCCCCCTCGGCGCAGTCCCCCCTGATCCGACGGGACATGCCTTTTCCCCCGGGCTCCATCGAAGCCACCCACCCCATTCTGAAAACACGCCGACGCCTCACCATGAAAGATATTG GGACCCCCGAGGCCTGGAGGGTGATGATGTCCCTGAAGTCTGGTCTGCTGGCAGAGAGCACGTGGGCCCTGGACACCATCAACATCCTGCTGTACGACGACAACACCATCTCCACCTTCAACCTCAACACG CTGCCCGGGTTGCTGGAGCTGGTGGTGGAGTACTTCCGACGCTGCCTCATCGAGATCTTCGGCATCCTGCGCGAGTACGAGGTGGGCGACCCGGGGCAGAGGACCCTGCTGGACCCCCAGGCCCTGGACCGTGACTGGGGCAGCACGGACGACGACCTGCCCGAGCTGGAGGACGTGGAGCAGGtcgacgaggacgaggaggacgacgaggaggaaggggaaaaagagaagggGGTGACGGAGGGGCCGGCCCGGGTGAAGGACGAGGACGAGGCGGAGCCGTGCTCGGGACCCGGGGGCGAGGAGGCGGAGAAcaaggacgaggaggagaagggggcttCGCCCGGGGAGCAGCCGGGCTCGTCACAGCCGGCGGCGCCAGCCCTCCAGGAGTCGCCCAAACAGGCCAGCAAGTTCGACAAGCTTCCCGTCAAGGTGGTGCGGAAGAAGGACCCGTTCGCCGCCAGCCGCTCGAGCCGCCGCGGGCTGGTGCAGGAGTTTGACAGCGGGCTGCTCCACTGGAGCGCCGGCGGGGGCGACTCCACCGAGCACATCCAGACACACCTGGAGCGGCGGGAGGGCTACCTGGAGGCGCGGCCGCGGGTGCTCGTCCCCATGAAGGTCCTGAAGAGGCGGGCGCCCGAGGAGATGATGCTGGACAACGTCCCCctcgcggaggaggaggagagggaggaggagcccaAGCCGGCCGGGACGCCGCCCTCCGAGACGACGCCCTCCTCGGCCGGCGCCGAGGAGCGGGCCGCGCCCGACGGCGCCGAGGCGGGCGAGGCGCCCGGCCGCGGGGACGCCCCGGCGAGCCTCCCGTCCAGCGACGCCGAGGACGCCCTGTTCCTGCCGAAGCGGGCGAAGGCGGCCGGCGCCGTCCTGGAGGACGAGCCGCACAGCAAGGACGAGGGCCCCCTCCTCACGCTGGCCAACTGGCAGGACGCGCTCGCCCGCCGCTGCGTCTGCGTCTCCAACATCGTCCGCAGCCTCTCCTTCGTCCCCGGCAACGACCAGGAGATGTCCAAGCACCcgggcctgctgctgctgctgggccgcCTCATCCTGCTGCACCACCGCCACCCGGAGCGCAAGCAGGCGCCGCTCACCTACGAGAAGGACGAGGACTCGGACGAGTCCGGGGCGAGCCAGAGGGACGAGTGGTGGTGGGACTGCCTGGAGCTGCTCCGGGAGAACACCCTGGTCACTCTGGCTAACATCTCGGGCCAGCTGGACCTCTCCGTCTACCCCGAGAGCATCTGCCTGCCCCTCCTGGACGGCCTGCTCCACTGGGCCGTCTGCCCCTCGGCCGAGGCCCAGGACCCCTTCCCCACCCTGGGGCCCCACAGCGCCCTCTCCCCTCAGAGACTGGTCTTGGAGACCCTCAGCAAGCTGAGCATCCAGGACAACAACGTGGACCTCATCCTGGCCACGCCGCCCTTCCGCCGCCTGGAGAAGCTGTACGGGACTCTGGTGCGTCTGGTCGGAGACCGGAGGATAGCGGTCTGCCGGGAGATGGCCGTGGTCCTGCTGGCTAACCTGGCCCAGGGCGACGGCGTGGCGGCCCGCGCCATCGCCATCCAGAAGGGCAGCGTGGGGAACCTGCTGGGCTTCCTGGAAGATAGCCTGGCGGCCACACAGCTCCAGCAGAGCCAGAGCTCCCTGCTGCACCTGCAGGGGATGCACTTGGAGCCCACCAGCGTGGACATGATGCGGCGGGCGGCCCGGGCCATGCACGCCTTcgccaaggtggaggagaaccacTCGGAGTTCACGCTGTACGAGTCGCGCCTGCTGGACTTGTCCGTGTCGCCGCTCATGAACTCGCTGGTGTCCCACGTCATCTGCGATGTACTCTTTCTGATCGGCCAATCATGA